One stretch of Glycine soja cultivar W05 chromosome 7, ASM419377v2, whole genome shotgun sequence DNA includes these proteins:
- the LOC114420725 gene encoding uncharacterized protein LOC114420725, with translation MDFDDSIQAIVDTTYPDLLQNYNNADFLQKRAILASTKDVVDKINDYVLSLILDDEKEYYSADIVDKSDELLNPTFGVLTPEFLNSLKTSGILNHKLRIKISTPIILLRNLDQAYGLCNGTQLIVIKLGTNVVEAEVITEPNIGHRTYIPRMNMSPSDSPWPFKLIRRQFPFMVSFAMTINKSHSP, from the coding sequence ATGGATTTTGATGATTCTATCCAAGCAATTGTTGACACAACATATCCAGATTTATTACAAAACTACAACAACGCAGATTTCTTGCAAAAGAGAGCTATTCTAGCCTCTACAAAAGATGTTGTTGACAAAATAAATGACTATGTCTTGTCTTTGATTCTCGATGACGAGAAAGAGTATTATAGTGCTGATATTGTTGACAAATCTGATGAACTACTCAATCCTACTTTTGGAGTACTAACACCTGAGTTTCTGAACTCCTTGAAAACATCAGGGATACTTAATCACAAGCTAAGAATCAAGATTAGTACTCCCATCATACTACTACGAAATTTGGACCAGGCATATGGTTTATGCAATGGAACTCAGCTTATTGTCATCAAACTTGGTACCAATGTAGTTGAAGCAGAGGTAATAACTGAACCCAATATAGGTCATAGGACATACATACCAAGAATGAATATGTCTCCTTCTGATTCTCCATGGCCATTCAAACTAATTAGAAGACAGTTTCCATTCATGGTTTCATTTGCAATGACCATAAACAAGTCTCACAGTCCTTAG